Below is a window of Pseudomonadota bacterium DNA.
TGGCTTTCCGGCAGACCCGGCATTCACTTTGACAAATACGGCATTGCCTATACGCAGCTGGACAAAAATCTCCTTGCCGGAAAAACCTTGAGCCAGGACGGTTTTTCCATTCAAATGGTCATTCAGCCCGAGAGCTTTAAACATAATGAGTTCAGCCATATCCTTTCCCTTCATGACGGGAGAGATCCGGACCAGCTCCTCATAGGACAATGGCGCTCGTATATTATTGTCATGAATGGCGATGATTATGCGCATCGGAGAAAAACGAAGCGGATATATGCACAGCTTGCATCCGCTCCCCTGGAACCTGTATTTTTTTCCATCACCACCGGAATAAACGGATCCAGCATTTACATTAACGGGCAAGCAGTACAATCAGACATCGGTCTCACCCTCTCCATCCCCGATGGAAACCGCCCTGAACTCATCATCGGCAACTCCGTATACGGGACAAATTCATGGCAGGGTGAGGTCTTCGGGTTGGCAATCCATAACCATGAACTGTCGCCCGGAGCCATCGCATCCAGCTTCCAGACATGGTCCGAAGAACAGCAATTTTCTTCAACCGGAGAAGAAAGACCCGTTCTGCTCTATCTTTTTGATGAAAAGACGGGAGGCTCGGTCATCAATCATGCAGGCGGGACCTTTCCACTCGTAATTCCTTCCCGCCTGCCCCTCCTGAAAAAACATTTTCTCACAGGTATTATCCCTGAGTCGGGCCTGAACAGAAGTTTTTTCATGGATGCGGCAATCAATCTGGCAGGTTTCATTCCATTGGGTTTTTTCCTTTCCGCTGTTTTTCTTGATCTCAACGGAATTTTCAAAAAAAAGGCGATACTGTTCGCCGTCTTATTCTGCTTCTTAACCAGCCTGAACATAGAGCTTCTGCAGGCCTGGATGCCCAGCAGAAGCTCTCAGTCCCTGGATTTAATCCTCAATACCTTTGGAGCACTGATTGGAGCAATTCCCTTAACTCTCACCCTGAAATTTAGCCGCCTGAAATAAATCGGACAACCGCTTCCTATAATGATATTTTAACTGAATACTTTTGAGTATTGCACTCCTTAACCTCATGATTTTAATAATTAAATACAAATGATGAATTTCCAAACACCTAAAACCACAAAAAAACAGAAAGTCAAAATTGTAACGATATTGTTTTTTGCTTTAATAGTTTTTTCTGGCCTGTGGTGCATAAATGAGCTGAAAGAGAATAATGCATCATCACTGGATTGTCAGACAGGACAAAATGAACTGAAACAGACCTTGCTTGACTTGCAAGCCATGGGAGAACGGCAGTCCTGGGCAGGACAGTCAAAAGCAAGTGAATACTTAAAGCGCCGAATAAATCAATTGGGGCTGACTCCCGTTCGCCAAGTGTACTCATATGAAGGACAGGAGTGGGAAAATCTTTGGATGACTCTTCCCGGTACGGCAAAAACTGCCTCCCGAATTATTGTCTTTGCTCATTTCGATTCGACCAGTCGCGGCCTTTCAGGCGATGCCCCAGGCGCTGATGATAACGGCAGCGGCGTTGCTGTTCTCTTAGAAATCGCCAAACTTCTTGGCAGGCAACCGTTAAATAATGATGTGCAGGTCGTTTTCTTTTCTAATGAAGAAGACGGGCATGAGGGCAGCAAAGCCTTTGCATCTCAACTCCGGCGTGAAGGCGTGCCCGTCATTGGGGTGCTCAATATCGATATTGTCGGCTATAATAATCCCACTGCACTTTTTTCTAAAAAAGTTATTGATGTGCTTGCAGGGGAATTGCCTACAATGAAAAAATCTAAAATGATCCTGAAAATGGCTTACAATCTTGGAACTCGACTTATAGAAAAAGAAAAGGTTTTTGTTGTTGCCGGCAGATCTGAAGACAAAACCCTCCAGCCAAAAGAAAAACCGTCACAACTAGAGGTTATCAAGTGGAAATTTGGCGACTCCTGCGCCTGAGGGGACGAGCAATCCTTCTGGGATGAAGGATACGCAGCTGTTTTCATGAACTCAATCTACAAGAATCCCTACACGGAAACCCCTGAAGATTTGGCCAAGCATATTAATCTGAAGACCCTGAATCTCGCAGTCTTTACGGCCAGGTCTCTTCTCTCGGCCTGGGATCGGGAACATTTTCAGAAATAAAAAATTTGCACTGCAACTCAGAAATCCGGACAATTTATCGGCATTACCCTGTTTTCCCTTTACAGTCTCGCCTGCAAAGGGCAATTGTGCTATAATATCAGATTGTGCGGCACTCAAGATAGCATCGCGGCTTAAAGCCCCTGCCAACCCTTTATTTCACAAAGGCCCCTATATTTATGCATGATTCAATAACAATTTATCCACAGAAGATAACTTCATGAAAATAATCGGCATCCATGACGGACATAATGCAGCTGCAACCTTACTTGAAGACGGTAAAATCGTCTTTGCACTCGAAGAAGAACGCCTGACAAGAATCAAAAATCATTCAACATTCCCCAAAGAAGCCCTTCGGTTTCTTTGGGATTATTCCAATAATCGTCCAGAGGACATCGACAAATTCGTATTCAGCAGCAACCATATCCCCGCATATAAAAACCGCGTCACGTTAATGAAGGAGTTCAAAGAATCAAACGCATTCCCGACTTATCTGCGACGGCTGGCAAAAAAAACCCCATTATTGGATTATGCAGTAAAAAAACGGACACGAGAACGTTTTTCATTTGCCGTTGATGCCGGTTTCAATGCAGACAAAATCAGCTTTCAGGATCATCACCACTCTCATGCCGCAGCCGCCTATTTTGGCAGCCCCTGGTGGAGAGATGACAAAGTGCTCGTGCTGACCAATGATGGCGGCGGAGACGGACTCTGTGCAACGGTTTCCATCGGCGCGGGCGGCAACTTGCATAAACTCGCTGAAGTCTCAGTGAGTGAATCCATCGGCTACCTTTACTCGATGATTACCTTTATCCTCGGGATGGTTCCGGAAGAGCATGAATACAAAATCATGGGCATGTCTCCTTATGGATCGGCTTCACGGTCCGAGGCTCTCAAGAAAAGGTTCGACGCCCTTGTTGTTTTTAATAATGAATCCAAAGGGATCACCTGGAAACGCGCCAAAGGCTGCCCCCACTTTCAATACAGCTTTCAATTTCTCAAGAATATGCTGGAGTTACAGCGCTTTGACATTATCTGCCGAGCCATTCAGGATTTCACCGAAGATTTCATGGTGACCTGGGTGCGCAATTGCATTCTTGCGACAGGCATCAAAAAAGTGGCCATGAGTGGTGGCGTATTAATGAATGTTAAGGCCAACAAGCGTATCATGGAAATCCCTGAACTCGAGTCGCTTTTTATCTACCCTACCTGCGGAGACCCCACAAACAGCATTGGTGCTGCCTATGCGGTGCATGCCAAACACTGCCATGATCATAATGAACCCGTATCCATTGCCCCCCTTGAAAATTTATACTTCGGCCCTGAATTCTCCGATGATGTTATCAAGCAGGAATTGAATACAGCAGGGGTCAATTACATATATTGCGATGATATTGAAAAAGATGTTGCCGCTCTTCTTTACAAAGGGGCGGTAGTCGCACGCTTTAAAGGCCGAATGGAGTTCGGGGCACGTGCCATGGGGAATCGTTCGATTCTGGCGAACCCGGCCAACCGGGATACGATCCGCGTCATTAATGACATGATCAAGAACCGGGATTTCTGGATGCCTTTTGCACCCTCAATGATCGAAGAGGATGCCAGAGAAATTCTGGTGAATCCTAAAAAT
It encodes the following:
- a CDS encoding VanZ family protein, with product MNKPNPILLSAAVAVFLVTLFFGLNPKGYDFSNHVSWLSGRPGIHFDKYGIAYTQLDKNLLAGKTLSQDGFSIQMVIQPESFKHNEFSHILSLHDGRDPDQLLIGQWRSYIIVMNGDDYAHRRKTKRIYAQLASAPLEPVFFSITTGINGSSIYINGQAVQSDIGLTLSIPDGNRPELIIGNSVYGTNSWQGEVFGLAIHNHELSPGAIASSFQTWSEEQQFSSTGEERPVLLYLFDEKTGGSVINHAGGTFPLVIPSRLPLLKKHFLTGIIPESGLNRSFFMDAAINLAGFIPLGFFLSAVFLDLNGIFKKKAILFAVLFCFLTSLNIELLQAWMPSRSSQSLDLILNTFGALIGAIPLTLTLKFSRLK
- a CDS encoding M20/M25/M40 family metallo-hydrolase, producing MMNFQTPKTTKKQKVKIVTILFFALIVFSGLWCINELKENNASSLDCQTGQNELKQTLLDLQAMGERQSWAGQSKASEYLKRRINQLGLTPVRQVYSYEGQEWENLWMTLPGTAKTASRIIVFAHFDSTSRGLSGDAPGADDNGSGVAVLLEIAKLLGRQPLNNDVQVVFFSNEEDGHEGSKAFASQLRREGVPVIGVLNIDIVGYNNPTALFSKKVIDVLAGELPTMKKSKMILKMAYNLGTRLIEKEKVFVVAGRSEDKTLQPKEKPSQLEVIKWKFGDSCA